The DNA segment ccactatgccatgtttcgtcattttgcggagaaccgtggtacccgctaaacatctgtaaggcattatgtgcactttgttgatgctgtgcctgatgacaatgaagaattatgtcagagccctttgtaatggtttggaagcatttaacaacacactcgttgcgcaattcgcattgtgtggccgCCTGGTCGtggttttactcttctaccacgctatattacatatgttaatgtggttccttcccgccataaagcctgtatagcgtctttttgcaaagcagtttcaagcaccggcatagctctgagGTATACAATACTGGGTTCCCATGCAGAaggtccaggttcgaaccacgttccagcctggatatttttttcttatttcgcgccatagtggttacggataccggcggcggcggcggcggcggacaactacggcgccgaaaaagGCCGTTGTTGTGGTCTCGTAACGTATTTCGCTGTAAACGTTCTCTCTAGGATAACGTGTAACGCGGACATGGAGGATTGCGCACATCAGGAAAACTTTGCGTAAGTTTAATCTCAAACTCGAGTTCCGGTCGTCGCGCGATACGCCATCTGTGGGGGCGTTCCAGACGCTAACGaacactggaaaaaaaaaaagatgaaatagGTCATGCCATTGCCACCCGAGAGCGACGTTTTTATAGGAAAGGCCACAACCTACAATAAAACTCCACGCTTACGCATCTCTTGACAACTGTCGTAGGAGATTATTCgtggcatatttttttttattcaggcgACTTTATACATTGATGACGTGCTGCAGATTGGCCAGACGCGCAGTTTGCGTCGACTTCTCACCGCGTCCGTGGACCGAGGCGCCGGGTACACAGGCGAGTCCCAGTTGCCGAGCTTCGAGCGCCGTCTGGAGCGAGGTCGTGGAAACTGCAGGGAAATCTGCACGTCATAatgggtcctgaaccacttttctagGTAATCATCGATTTACCTCATGATCGGAGTTTATTGTCCCACAAATCAATCGGCGcaaaaaattttcgaatccgttaacaacgagcggagttacgtgaATTTGTCGAACACTTTAAGTgctttccctctcctcctttcgtcccgacgagagcGCTGGAAGCTACTCAGGGAGGGATGACATGGGGGAAAAAGCTACGCCAAGCGAGGGTCATGAATTCAAGCGCGCATCATGAAATGCGATCACTCTTTCACATTGTTATTATTCCAGTGCGCGCTAGTGTcgctactgtgtaattttagcgcAATATAGAGGGTGGCGTCCGGCACgcggcggcaccccgtggcaaaaaGCGCATTTGATCCTAACGCTGCCCTTAGTTGTAGACGCGCCAATTGAATTTTGTCCCCAGGTTGATTCCTCTATTCCGCTCTTATTACCCTTTCCTCTTCAATTAATTGACCGATCTGGGAGTCTCAGATGCCACTCTACTGCGCATAAGGCCGCAGTTACTATTCACAGCCGCGACGTCGCTGTATGAGCGGGGTAGATACCAAGAAATTATGGGTGTGCCAAGATTTTCGCGTATggtaaaaattaaggcagcttctcgCTATAGTGCTgccagcctgaaggaagtgcacaaCTGGGCGGcagtctttgtttctctttagtttgtctctttctttcttcctctctttcttttatttctctgttctctctgtttcttaCTGTGTCCTTTTTCTCTGCTTACTTCTATTTATTCATTTCTCTATCTatcgatttctttctcttccctgccctttctatttttctttctctttgttccctttctttctttctctctctctattcccgcTTATTTCCTCTTACTTTTTcctctcaattttttttctcttttttgcttaatttctttctctccatttctctatttctatcttgCTCATtcttctatgctatgctttactgtcaatcctcctcctttccctcctcgccAACCACACAtttgtcctcctcaccctcacttcctttgcCCACCCCCGtcctataatatactatacaaggctatgctgtgctctgctagcgtgcctggatagccgagttgttgggacgctcgccttcggatcgtgggtacgcgggttcaaatcccgccttgCCAAGAAAGTTTTTTCACGAAGAATAtttttatatttctctctctttcaatctctctctctctttccctttctttctttctgtattcgttctctcacccatcagagttatcgcatcccacgcTGGGCAAATTGGCGTACCTGTTCTGGTAGCGAAACCgaacaagaggacgaagagaccGCGTGTCAATTCATGGTgacgatcatttctgttcacccgtCACGGACTAATGCTCGGTTCAAAGAGCTCCGCAGTTGAAAAccttgcacattaaaaaaaaacagtgtaaTGATAATCCCGAATACGCCGTCACAGCAGAGTGATCCTCTAGTAcatacactctaaggaaaaaaagaagagtgtgtgttactcttttcggcgagtcttgacttgccatgtaaatgactctctttaaggagacactTTAACTCTCTTTGAGGTCTCACGTCTCTCCGACTATAATatagagtataatgatctccaatgAGAGTTCACTTGTATCTTTATTTTAAATAGAGTTGTGTGgatggcaagtcagaactcagaAAAAtagtgtcaatttttttttcttagagtgtacagagGACGCTCACCTGACAGGCTTGGttccatgcgtttagcaggtgggGGATGGTCGTGCTTGTCCCTCAGTGGTAGAGCGGCGCGTATGGCAGCTTCACCAGGGCTGGTGCTGCGTGCAGCTTGATCACCGGTGGCGGGTGGACGGCGTGGAAGTAGGAGTAGCTGACGGCCGTGGGCACCTTGGCCACAACTGGCGTGTACACGGGAGCAACCACCTTGGGCACCACGAGGGCGTGTGCGGCTCCGTAGCCGTAGCCGTACGGCAGCAGCGCTGGATAGCCGGCGTGCACGACGCACATCGACGCCACGAGCAAAAAGGCGACTGAGAAAACCTGCAACCCATATGTAATCAGCAAGAGCGAGATAATAAGAATTTAGCttgttccacgccgtgaaaaccgtcgtaAAACGAAGCTTCAGGCGAGCGAGTGTATGtgagggtagactaagacagcttagTATCATTTCGAGCATCATTGTCATAATTTATCACCATCATTTCgtgttatttctttattcactccccccctctggtcacgtgacctgcgtgacgcctactaccactactactactactactactactactactactactactactactactactactacgacgacgacgacgacgacaacgacgacgacgacacatATGCAGCTTCCCTGTAAAGACTTTTGGCCCTTGTTTCCCACGAGGTTGTCAACGTCAAAACTGTATTATCGCCtctcacatttctttttttttttttaatgcgtattctctctgtttcttgctaTGTCTTTTTCAAAGACATAGATCAAAGCATGTCAAGGAAGACAAAACTGAATGCTATAAGAACATCGAGGTTTCTGTGTTGTGTCAATAAAGTTACAATTATCCGTGAAAAGGCCAGCGATGCGATTCTAATTGACATACGGCGATTGGCAATAGGAGTTGGAGCTGGTAAACAAGTGGGTATTGACAACTCAGAATATCGGAATGGCCATGAGGTGCCTATCATGCGGCTTGAAGTGAATAGCGTGAGCATCAACGAAATTGGCACACTAACTGCATGCTTCAGTGAACGAAAAGAACGAAAAAGGCGCAGTTTTCGAGCTTTTTCGCCAATTGCACGCTTAAGAGAAGCATGATAGCAGCGCGCAAGCGCTCTGACACGTGACTTTTTTCATTATTCGCGGGCTTTCTCTGCAACACGGAAAAAATGACTAcgtgagacgtatcgtacaggaaacaattcaatcGGTGGTTTCTCAAGGTTCTCAACAAATCCGCGATCATACTTAGTTAGGTAAATAAACATAATTAAGGAGTTAGTTAAGGTGAAAATAAAAGTAGCCTGAGTAACTATAGCCTGGTGTGAATATTAGTATGCGTTCGGTTCAGTTTGCTTCCGACACGCCATTCATTTTTTAAGTCTTTGCTCAAGTAGCGTGGTACAACCGGGATAAACTTTAGTGGTAGGTTAGACTACCTTGAGACACATCGGGTTGGGCTATTTCAGGTCCCGCTACGTTAGGTTATGCTACGTTAGGTTAGTTTAGGTTAGCTTTGGTTACATTTGGTAGTTAACGCATCTGGCACTTCATATTAAATTCATTGTACTGAAAATAGGGTGCTGAAGTGCAGGAGCTGAAAGTGCACACCACTGAGCTGCATCCGATGACACTAATCCTGCGCTGCTCACGTAGTTCACGCATTGGGTTCACGTAATGTCACTCACGGCGTTCATGACGCTGGCGTAGTAGATGCTCCTTCGCGTATCAAGAAGGGGGATCGACACGGCACGACTCTCAGCTGAGATGCCACTGGCAAGTTTCGGCCTGCTTGTCTCGACACACGTCCGGTGGGTACCTTTTATACGAcgctcgcccccctcccccctctttcaCAGATTCCTGCTGTCCGTGGTAGCGCTTGTCCGGCCCCCCAGCATCGGTCAGTCAGCCCGGAACGCGAACCTTCTTGCCAACCTGACCAAAACCCTCACCCATCACTTTCGGCCCACGGAGGAGACGCTGTTCAGAAAGGGACCGCCTCGGTTTTGCCCTCTTTCTGTTCATTTACACCGGATGAAAAGAACGGTAtaacgtgaccccccccccctttctttttcttccatccTTAAGCGTTGCCTTCGCCTCTTCTCTCGTTCTTCCTGCTACTTCGCGCAGGGCTCCGCAGCACGCCGCGCGTAAAGGCGTTCTCGTAACGAGCGACTGTTACGAGCTCCCTGTGCAAATTTTCCGCGCTCTTCCTTCGGGGCATTGTGCTGtatttgttgctgctgctgctgctgctgctgctgtggtcGCAGTAGAGACAGGCAGGCGACCAGTCCCTGCTTGCAAAAGGCGGTCTCGTCACCTTTGTCATCCTATATTCAAGACAACTTCTAGTTGAAAACACTAACGTGCACACCCGGAAAGGAGACAAATGGCTCACCGCTGGACTAGCGACTGAAGGCTTCGACACATAATCACTTCGACGCATAATCTGACATAACAAGCACTGCAAGGAGTGCACTGTTTGTTCTTCCCATTTTTTGTTAGCTGAAATAGTGGTGCACTGATGCATGTCAAGTGCGTTATTTTCGAGCATACCATTATTAAGCTTTCATTATTCTTGAAATCTTTTTTCTAATATAAATCACTCGCCAGTCTCACGCATAAGCAATTAATTCTATTCTGTTTAATTCGAAAGTTATGTAAGCTGAAAGTGCGGCTGGGGGAGCAGAGACGGGCTCTGCAAACACTTAAAGGAGGGCCATGGCGTCCCCCTGGTCAGATGATGAGCAATATAAGAAAATATGCATGACAACCCCGCCTCCCACACCCCTCGTCACACAGACGACACACATGACCCCACAAGCAGCGATCAAATGATGGCATTTAAGCACTGGATGGGAGTCCAGCCTCTGGTAGAGGCGTACCCAATGTCAAAGTCATTTCCTTGCTGTACCGGTGTCGACTTGCATAGGTGTTCATGCAATGACATTTTACTAAACCTATGCATTCAGTGTCTctcgtgttccttccttccttcctgtgcaTTCCGTAGCGTCTCTAGTAAAGCGACGCAGGCAAGCATCCTGCGTAATGCTGCGTGCTTCTCATCTGCTCATTTTATTTCAGGCAAGAGGCTCAGGTTCTTTGAAGATCATTGCCTTCTATGTAAGACGTATGAGCTTAGTCCTATATGAGCAACGGTGATGTTCAACTGGGACAGAAGTAGGAAATTTTTTTCCTGAACTCTTAGTACCGTTTCAACCATAGTTATTGCGTCTTGCAGTTAACGAAAGCACAATTACTAGGCCTAAGgcaggatttcgaaataaaattttaaaaaaaaagcacgcttATGTGAGACTTCGGTCTACAATGCCTTGTACCGGCCAGTCTGGGCTGCACCGAATCCTTACTACAGGAAGTTTCCGGGAGTACGTCACCAAACGCGTAAGCTTCCTTCGCGGTGCCAGGACGACGTCACTGGCACATCACGTAGCGACAATGT comes from the Rhipicephalus sanguineus isolate Rsan-2018 chromosome 6, BIME_Rsan_1.4, whole genome shotgun sequence genome and includes:
- the LOC119398070 gene encoding uncharacterized protein LOC119398070, which codes for MNAVFSVAFLLVASMCVVHAGYPALLPYGYGYGAAHALVVPKVVAPVYTPVVAKVPTAVSYSYFHAVHPPPVIKLHAAPALVKLPYAPLYH